From a region of the Phaseolus vulgaris cultivar G19833 chromosome 6, P. vulgaris v2.0, whole genome shotgun sequence genome:
- the LOC137831076 gene encoding DExH-box ATP-dependent RNA helicase DExH6-like isoform X5 — MSKVEITKRLEILSNGMRDSFKLKLIKEKRSKLPIASFKDIITSTVESHQVVIICGETGCGKTTQVPQYILDHMWVKGEVCKIVCTQLQSMSAISVSKRISSERGEVIGNDVGYKVPFGSQGGRHSSIVLCTPGDLLKALASTGSHYSKRQHMKGDISSMTHIIMDDIDERDSSSDLMLAILREILPSNPHLHLILMSASFDAARFSQYFGVCPIIYVPGLTYPVKNYYLEDVLSIVNSGADNQELSPVEKLSLDEAIHLAWSNDEWCSLLELVSCKTSPKVFDYQHSLTGLNPLMVFAGKGKVGDMCMLLSLGANCHLKATDGTTALEIAEKENQLVAVELLKKHMNYDFGDKEEKNILDKYLATANLKDVDVVLIEQVIRKICVDSKDGSIIVFLPGWDEIIRTRERLLASSFFNKRSKFKVVSLHSLVTSSEIDEAFLPAPHGCRKIVLSTNISETAVALDDIVYVIDTGLVKEKSYDPCKNLFTLQSSWISKASAKKREGCASRCHPGACYHLYSKVQSDFFLDFQCPEIKRMPIEELCLQVKLFDPSCKIEQFLSQTLDPPGFESIQIAVGVLQEIGALSVDEQLNPLGQKFGYLPVHPYTSRMLIFSILMNCLDPALTLACASKFKDLFVLPILPDEKKRAAAARSELASLYGGCGDQFAIIAAFQCWINSKKMGLESRFCSQYFVSQRAMCKLDVMRKNLAAELYRNGLINRSVTDYCSNAYDPGILQAVLVAGMYPMVGKLFFSSKSGNKIFVNTRSIDNVFLNSDTVIYNLSSQNSLDCSFVVYDEITSIDWGMCIGNCTAVGILPLFLLSKEIDVDQAKDCTDNIITVIIDRWLYFQSTAFDAFHMNYLRELLRAAIIDKVTYSTDVLSPVLQAAVDSLACILSCHGRSCIPLVSDFQTELINQDAHQTNPSEPGAIKHPIIPTSKRLACPSHNDVPSGTSISTKFGAENPSDPASKNTETGLNNDVNLTDVTASREPNQAVSLNASKGGCYEKILIGWTFPEEGWIKANVDGSYRDHLHLTSCGGVFRDHTGSWCFGFTLNLGSFCFGASDPTSSNQFIVLSELWGILTALKLGREKNISQLWIESDCYHAVWCILNKRIEKSDPCSPLVQSILELMEGNWTVRISHCCREGNQVADWLSKFGHSTGVGLQVLDAPPSRLVQYLAYDYCGVYKQRRVRVSD, encoded by the exons GTTCCGCAATATATTTTGGATCACATGTGGGTTAAGGGTGAGGTCTGCAAAATAGTTTGTACTCAACTACAATCTATGTCGGCTATTTCAG ttTCCAAGAGAATATCCAGCGAAAGAGGAGAGGTTATTGGAAACGATGTTGGATACAAg GTGCCGTTTGGAAGCCAAGGTGGAAGGCACTCATCAATTGTGCTGTGTACTCCTGGAGATCTATTGAAGGCTTTGGCTTCTACTGGTTCCCATTATTCGAAGAGACAGCATATGAAGGGTGACATTTCTAGTATGACTCACATAATTATG GATGACATTGACGAAAGGGACAGTTCCTCAGACCTCATGTTGGCAATTCTCAG AGAGATTCTGCCTTCAAATCCCCACCTACATCTG ATACTAATGAGTGCTAGTTTTGATGCTGCAAGATTTTCTCAATATTTTGGTGTCTGCCCAATCATCTATGTTCCAGGGCTGACGTATCCA GTAAAAAATTACTACCTGGAGGATGTACTTTCTATTGTAAATTCAGGTGCAGATAACCAGGAGCTTAGTCCTGTAGAGAAGCTGTCTCTAGATGAAGCAATACATTTGGCTTGGTCTAATGATGAGTGGTGCTCACTATTAGAGCTTGTTTCTTGTAAAACCAGCCCAAAGGTCTTTGATTATCAGCATTCATTAACTGGCCTCAATCCATTAATGGTGTTTGCTGGAAAGGGTAAAGTGGGTGATATGTGCATGCTCTTATCATTAGGGGCGAACTGCCATTTAAAGGCCACAGATGGAACAACTGCATTGGAGATAGCTGAGAAGGAAAACCAGCTAGTAGCTGTTGAATTGCTGAAGAAGCACATGAATTATGATTTTGGTgacaaagaagagaaaaatataCTAGATAAATATCTTGCAACAGCCAACCTTAAAGATGTTGACGTTGTTCTGATAGAACaagttataagaaaaatatgtgTTGATTCAAAAGATGGAAGCATCATTGTTTTCCTTCCAGGCTGGGATGAGATAATTAGAACACGTGAAAGATTGCTTGCTTCCTCTTTTTTCAATAAAAGATCAAAGTTTAAGGTAGTCTCTCTGCATTCATTGGTTACATCCTCTGAGATAGACGAGGCTTTTTTGCCTGCACCCCATGGTTGTCGCAAAATTGTTCTCTCTACCAATATTTCTGAAACTGCTGTCGCTCTGGATGATATAGTGTATGTTATAGACACTGGGCTTGTGAAAGAAAAAAGTTATGATCCTTGCAAAAATTTGTTCACTCTCCAATCATCTTGGATTTCAAAAGCAAGTGCTAAGAAAAGAGAGGGATGTGCCAGTCGCTGTCATCCTGGAGCTTGTTATCATCTGTATTCAAAAGTTCAATCTGATTTCTTCTTAGATTTTCAGTGTCCTGAAATTAAAAGAATGCCTATTGAGGAGCTCTGTTTGCAG GTGAAGTTGTTTGATCCAAGCTGCAAAATAGAACAGTTTCTGAGTCAGACATTAGATCCTCCGGGTTTTGAGTCTATACAAATTGCTGTTGGCGTTCTTCAGGAGATTGGGGCTTTGTCAGTTGATGAACAACTGAACCCGTTAGGGCAGAAGTTTGGCTATCTTCCTGTTCATCCATATACGAGCAGGATGCTTATTTTTTCCATATTAATGAATTGCCTCGATCCAGCTTTAACACTTGCATGTGCATCTAAGTTTAAAGATCTATTTGTGCTTCCTATTTTACCTGATGAAAAGAAGAGAGCTGCAGCTGCCAGATCTGAGCTTGCTTCGTTGTATGGGGGTTGTGGTGACCAGTTTGCTATAATAGCAGCATTTCAATGCTGGATTAATTCAAAGAAAATGGGTCTAGAATCACGGTTTTGTTCTCAGTACTTTGTTTCTCAAAGAGCTATGTGCAAGTTAGATGTCATGCGGAAGAATTTAGCCGCAGAACTATATAGGAATGGACTTATTAACAGGAGTGTTACAGATTATTGCTCTAATGCCTATGATCCTGGTATACTTCAAGCTGTTTTGGTAGCAGGGATGTACCCAATGGTTGGcaaattgtttttttcttccaaaagtGGAAACAAGATTTTTGTTAACACTAGAAGTATTGATAATGTTTTCTTGAATAGTGATACTGTGATTTATAACTTGTCATCACAAAATAGTCTTGATTGCTCTTTTGTTGTATATGATGAGATTACAAGCATCGACTGGGGCATGTGTATAGGGAATTGTACTGCTGTTGGAATACTTCCATTATTTTTGCTTTCCAAAGAGATTGATGTTGATCAAGCGAAGGATTGTACTGATAATATAATCACAGTAATCATAGATCGATGGCTTTATTTTCAGTCAACAGCATTCGACGCTTTTCACATGAACTACTTGAGAGAGCTATTAAGAGCAGCAATTATAGACAAA GTGACATATTCAACAGATGTTCTTTCTCCTGTTCTACAAGCCGCTGTGGATTCCTTAGCTTGCATTCTGTCTTGTCATGGGCGCTCTTGCATACCACTAGTCTCAGATTTCCAAACAGAGCTTATAAATCAAGATGCACACCAGACCAATCCATCTGAACCTGGGGCCATTAAACATCCAATTATCCCGACAAGTAAAAGGTTGGCTTGCCCGAGTCACAATGATGTGCCTTCTGGAACTAGCATATCCACAAAATTTGGTGCAGAAAACCCTAGTGATCCCGCAAGTAAGAACACTGAAACAGGTTTAAATAATGACGTAAACTTGACTGATGTGACAGCTTCTAGAGAACCAAATCAAGCAGTGAGTTTGAATGCTTCAAAAG GGGGTTGCTATGAAAAGATTTTGATTGGGTGGACCTTTCCTGAGGAGGGATGGATTAAAGCTAATGTAGATGGGTCTTATAGGGATCATCTACATCTTACTAGCTGTGGAGGAGTTTTCCGTGATCACACTGGTTCTTGGTGTTTTGGCTTCACGTTAAATCTTGGATCATTCTGTTTCGG AGCATCAGATCCAACGTCTAGTAATCAGTTTATTGTGCTATCTGAACTGTGGGGTATCCTCACTGCCCTCAAACTTGGTAGGGAGAAAAACATTTCGCAGCTGTGGATTGAGTCTGATTGCTATCATGCAGTGTGGTGTATTTTGAATAAACGGATAGAGAAAAGTGATCCTTGCAGTCCTCTTGTTCAGTCCATTCTTGAGTTGATGGAGGGAAATTGGACGGTTCGAATCTCTCACTGTTGTCGTGAAGGAAACCAAGTGGCTGACTGGTTGTCAAAATTTGGGCATTCTACTGGGGTAGGTCTCCAAGTGCTCGATGCCCCTCCCAGTCGTCTTGTACAATATTTAGCTTACGACTATTGTGGAGTTTATAAACAACGAAGAGTACGTGTTAGTGATTAA